The genome window CGACTTCACGTGCTTTTTGCAGGGCGTCGTCGGCCACGTAATTGACCAGGCCCATCGCCAGGGCTTCATCGGCTTTAATCTGGCGTGCCGTCAGCATCAGGTCCAGTGCGCGCCCGGCGCCCACCAAGCGGGCCAGGCGCTGGGTGCCGCCAAAGCCCGGAATCAGGCCTAGGGACACCTCGGGCATGCCCAGGCGGGCGCCCGTGGCCGCCACACGCACGTCGCAGGCCAGCGCCAGTTCCAGGCCGCCACCCAGCGCGAAGCCGTTGATGGCGGCCACGACGGGAATAGGCAGGCTGCTGATCTGGTGCATCACGTCCTGGCCAGCCAGCGACAGCTCGCGGCCGTCGTACACGCCGTCCAGGCTGGCGAGTTCACTGATGTCTGCGCCCGCCACAAACGCCTTGTCACCGCTGCCCGTGATAATCAGGGCGCCGACTTCGGCGTCTTCCACGATCAGGTTGACTGCCTGCGCGATCTCCGAGAAGGTATCGGCGCTCAGGGCGTTCAGGGCCTTCGGACGGGTGATGGTCAGCACGGCGAGAGGACCGTGCTGGTCAATTTGCACGTTGTTGAACTCGAATTCGTCCAGTTGCGTCATGGCGTCCATCCTGCCACACGGGGCCGCGCGGCGGTGTGCCCAGGGCGGCGCGGAGCCCTGGGCGAGCGTGGGACCGGGCACAGGACAGGCGGCCCTTCGCACCGACTCTGGTTAAATCGTTTGCCAAGACGATTCAGTCCGAATGGGGGAGGAGAGAAACAGGTTCCAGGCATGACACTGACACATCCGTGTCCTCCCGATGTGGCAACGAAACAGACGCAGTCCCTCTCAGCCTCACAAGCCCACAAAAAAAGATGACCGCGCCGCTGCGGTCATCTCTACCTTCAAATGGGTTGCCCAGAGCAAACAGTTCGCCTCTTGAATCCTGGCCTCAGTCTTTGGCAGCCAGCGTCCCAATCGCGTCCAGGGCCACGCGCACCATGCGGTCCACGCCAGCGGCCAGCACGTCGTCGGGCACCAGTTGGGGGTCGCCAATATCATTGCTGCAGGCGGTCAGGCAGGCGGCGCGCAGGCCACGCTGGGCCGCCACCAGAAAAATGGCGCTGGCTTCCATCTCGAAGCCCAGCACGCCCCGGCCGGCCCACAGGCGCGCGTGTTCAGGGGTGCTGGCGTAAAAGGCGTCCTCGGTCATGATGAGCCCGACGTGGTGCGGCGCGCCCTGTGCGCGGGCCGCCTGAACCGAGGCCTCGACGACCTCAAAGCTGGCGGCTGGCGCGTAAGGGGCGCCGCCCAGCAGCTGCCGCGTGGTGCCGTCGTTGGGCACAGCGGCGGTGGCAATTACGAGGTCGCCGGGGGCCACGCTGGGGGTCGCGCCGCCCAGGGTGCCCACCCGAATCAGGGTTTTAGCACCCAGCCGCGCCAGTTCTTCGGCCACGATGGCCGCGCTGGGACAGCCCATGCCGGTGGTCTGCACGCTGACGGGCACGCCCTGGTAGGTGCCCGTAAAGCCCAGCAGTTGCCGGTGCGAGGTGTATTCCCGCGCGCCTTCCAGGTAGGTCTGGGCGATATGACGGGCGCGGTTGGGGTCGCCGGGCAGCAGCACATAAGGAGCGACATCGCCGCGAACAGCACGAACATGAATCTGGCTCATGCGGTGAGTATAGGCAGGGCAGGTAGCTGCTTTCCCACCCGTCATCGGTGTGGGAAGAGCCTCAAGCGCGACCGTCTTTACTCATGAGGGCCAAGCGTGATGATCCTGACAGGTTTCTCACCTCCCAGGCTTAAAAGCTCCGCAGAGGCTTGAAAGACCCTCTCATTGAGGCAGCACCTCTTTTCATCTTGTTCCCATTTCACACCTTCAAGTCAGACTCTTCTCATCTGTCAGTGGGTCAGCAGCGTCTACGCCCGCTGAAATTCACAAAGACCTCACTCCCGCTCCCTACGGTGGGCAAAGGAGGACAGGTCACGTTCCGCTGACCTGCCTTTTTTGAACCGAAGGAGAACCTCACATGCGTAAACCACTGTTCCTTGC of Deinococcus betulae contains these proteins:
- a CDS encoding enoyl-CoA hydratase/isomerase family protein, whose amino-acid sequence is MTQLDEFEFNNVQIDQHGPLAVLTITRPKALNALSADTFSEIAQAVNLIVEDAEVGALIITGSGDKAFVAGADISELASLDGVYDGRELSLAGQDVMHQISSLPIPVVAAINGFALGGGLELALACDVRVAATGARLGMPEVSLGLIPGFGGTQRLARLVGAGRALDLMLTARQIKADEALAMGLVNYVADDALQKAREVAEAMVKHAPIALSLIKEAVRRGLDTTLEGGLEIEADLFGMTVATKDFREGVDAFLNKRRAEFQGE
- a CDS encoding phosphorylase family protein — its product is MSQIHVRAVRGDVAPYVLLPGDPNRARHIAQTYLEGAREYTSHRQLLGFTGTYQGVPVSVQTTGMGCPSAAIVAEELARLGAKTLIRVGTLGGATPSVAPGDLVIATAAVPNDGTTRQLLGGAPYAPAASFEVVEASVQAARAQGAPHHVGLIMTEDAFYASTPEHARLWAGRGVLGFEMEASAIFLVAAQRGLRAACLTACSNDIGDPQLVPDDVLAAGVDRMVRVALDAIGTLAAKD